The genomic segment CGAAGCGATTGCCGCCGCATTTATTTGTACTATTTTCGGGATTTTCACCGGTTACGTACTTTGGACACCGTTTGCTAACAAACTAAAAGTAAAATCGCAAAAAGAAGTGCATTTGCGCTATATGATGATTGAGGGAGTCGTTGCGCTTCAAGAAAGAAATGCACCACGTGTTGTTGAAGAACGTTTATTATCTTTTTTAAGTCCAAAAGAGAAAGATGTGCTGCGAAATGGAAAAGGGAAGAAAACGAGAGAAGTGGAGGAATTTGAGCGTGGCCAAGCGTCGCAAGAAACCGCAGGAGGAACACGTTGATGAGACGTGGTTAATTCCATATAGTGATTTGCTGACACTTTTACTTGCTCTATTTATTGTTCTGTTTGCTTCTAGCTCAGTTGATGCGAAAAAATTTGAACAAATGGGAAATGCTTTTAAGAAGATTGTAGAAGAAGGCGCGGCAGGCAACCAAGCATATGTATCAAAAGGAGAAGGTCCGGATGATCCAAATGTAAATGCAGTACTAAAGGCGATGGATGAGCAAGATAAGAAGAAGCAGGCAAATGAAGAAGAGAAAGCGAAAAAAGCAGCAGCTGCCTTACTTAAAAAGCAAAATGAAGAAAAAATCGAAGCGTTTAAAAAACAAATTGATAGCTATATCCAAGCAGAAAAATTAGGAACAAAAATGACGACGAAATATTCGGATGAGGGGCTTTTAATCACTATCCGTGATGATATCTTGTTCCAATCTGGTAGCGCAGAATTATCCGCAGGCAAACGAGAAATTGCAAAAGAAATTGGCGATTTATTTGCTCAAGGTAAAGGAACGATGGAAGGAATCGTGTCAGGCCATACTGATAATGTACCGATAAGTACTTCCACCTATTCCTCCAACTGGGAACTAAGTGTAGCTCGGGCTGTTAATTTCATGGAAGCGATAATCCAAGAAAATAATGAAGTGAACCCTGGTGAATTTAGTGCACGTGGATACGGCGAATTTAAACCAGTTGCGAAAAATGATGTCGCGACCAACCGAGAAAAAAATAGACGTGTTGAAATCATGGTTCGTCCGATTAACCCGGATAAACTGGACGAAGATAAATGAGGTGAATTAGTTGCAACTATTTTTAAGCGGTTCCCACACACTAACGGATTATGACAAACAAGAAATCGAAAGCTATTTAGAAAAATTTGTGCCTGTTAATCATATTCACTTACTCTGTTATAAGTCGATTGAAAATGAAGTTTTGCAGTTTTTTCTAAAAAAAGAACAGCTGGCTCCAAGGTTGTCTATTTACACTTTTGCGCCGAAAGAATGTTTACCAGAACCATTTTTATCAGCCATTGATTATTTGGAACGACTGGGGAGTAGTTATCAGTCATTTGGCTATTTTAATACGATCATCGCAAAACCAACTTATGAAAAATTTTTAGCACAGATTATTAGTAAAATGGATTTGGTGTGTTGTTTTTATAACGGAGATAAGCCAACTGACGTGATTCCAGTAGATGTGGCTAAAACATGCGATGTCCAAAGTATGATTTATGATTTACCGAAAACAAAAAAACATCTTCTGCACCGAACAAGTAGCGATAAAATAAAATTAGTGAATTAATTGATAGAAAGAGGGAAAGTTCATGCGGCCGTTAATCTCGATTTGTATGATTGTCAAAAATGAAGCGCATATTTTAAGACAAAGCCTAGCATCATTTAGAAAGTTTACTGAAGAAATCATTATTTTAGACACTGGTTCCACGGATGAAACGAAAAAAATTGCCAAAGAATTCACTGATTTCGTCTATGATTTTGAATGGACCGGAAACTTCTCTGATGCAAGAAATTTTGCTGCAACTAAAGCAACTGGAAAATGGATTATGGCGATTGATGCAGATGAATGCTTGGAAGAAGAAAGTTATTTGAAACTAAAAAAACAATTGAAATTACAAACCGAATCCATCTACATGGCGCAAATCATTAGCTTTACAGGGGAAAAAGGGCGTGTGACGACAACGAACCATATGCCACGTATTTATAAAAATGATGGAACGATTTGTTTTCGTGGTGTTATTCATGAACAATTGGAAGCAGTTGATAAACATAGCATTGAAGCGGGAATTGCAGATGTGAAAATTTATCATTATGGTTATA from the Listeria seeligeri serovar 1/2b str. SLCC3954 genome contains:
- a CDS encoding flagellar motor protein MotB — encoded protein: MAKRRKKPQEEHVDETWLIPYSDLLTLLLALFIVLFASSSVDAKKFEQMGNAFKKIVEEGAAGNQAYVSKGEGPDDPNVNAVLKAMDEQDKKKQANEEEKAKKAAAALLKKQNEEKIEAFKKQIDSYIQAEKLGTKMTTKYSDEGLLITIRDDILFQSGSAELSAGKREIAKEIGDLFAQGKGTMEGIVSGHTDNVPISTSTYSSNWELSVARAVNFMEAIIQENNEVNPGEFSARGYGEFKPVAKNDVATNREKNRRVEIMVRPINPDKLDEDK